A window of the Meiothermus cerbereus DSM 11376 genome harbors these coding sequences:
- a CDS encoding DUF2089 domain-containing protein yields the protein MRVFPMPTQCPVQGCNGRLNVTGLVCSDCRTEIRGEFQPNEFALLPPEHLEFLRLYIKVRGNLKEVERILGLSYPTIRARFEALLRVLGYEYQEMPEGPSPQEKEAILAALEQGQISAAEAAEQLKALRKR from the coding sequence ATGAGAGTTTTTCCCATGCCTACCCAATGCCCGGTGCAAGGCTGCAACGGGCGCCTAAACGTGACCGGGCTGGTTTGTTCGGATTGTCGTACCGAGATCCGGGGCGAGTTTCAGCCCAACGAGTTTGCCCTATTGCCCCCCGAACACCTGGAGTTTTTGCGCCTGTACATCAAGGTGCGGGGCAACCTAAAGGAGGTGGAGCGGATTCTGGGGTTGTCCTATCCCACCATCCGGGCTCGCTTCGAAGCTTTGCTTAGGGTGCTGGGCTACGAGTACCAGGAGATGCCCGAGGGACCCAGCCCCCAGGAAAAAGAGGCCATCCTGGCCGCTTTGGAACAAGGCCAGATTAGCGCCGCAGAGGCTGCCGAGCAACTGAAGGCCCTTAGAAAACGCTAA
- a CDS encoding SHOCT-like domain-containing protein, giving the protein MEDKKRIMNMVKEGKITAEEAIRLLEAMESGTPQAAPGPGLAYAVASTPSSPKGIARMLRIVVDGEEVKLKVNLPAALAKFAANFIPPETKQQLSAQGIDLAGILDMLKGELPEGRLVDIEVNEVVGEKNGVTKVSGPMKVLIEVV; this is encoded by the coding sequence ATGGAAGATAAGAAGCGCATTATGAATATGGTCAAGGAAGGCAAGATAACGGCTGAGGAGGCCATTCGCTTGCTGGAAGCAATGGAATCGGGAACGCCCCAGGCGGCCCCTGGCCCGGGCCTGGCCTATGCGGTGGCCAGCACCCCCTCTTCCCCCAAAGGCATCGCTAGGATGCTCCGCATCGTGGTGGATGGCGAAGAGGTTAAGCTCAAGGTCAACCTGCCGGCTGCCCTGGCCAAGTTTGCCGCTAACTTCATTCCCCCCGAGACCAAGCAGCAGCTAAGCGCCCAGGGCATCGATCTTGCTGGCATTCTGGATATGCTCAAGGGCGAACTGCCCGAAGGTCGCCTGGTGGATATAGAGGTCAACGAGGTGGTTGGCGAGAAAAACGGGGTGACTAAAGTCTCCGGCCCCATGAAGGTCTTGATTGAGGTGGTCTGA